Proteins encoded by one window of Streptomyces sp. NBC_01477:
- a CDS encoding ABC-F family ATP-binding cassette domain-containing protein, translating to MSATLVARNLAAGHGDRALFTGLDLVVAPGDVVGLVGANGAGKSTLLRLLAGLDTPEDGTLRLSPATATVGHLPQEPDRTDDGETVRDFLARRTGVAAAQQALDAATQGLVDGAPGADDAYAVSLERWLSLGGADLDERAEEATASLGLGISLDQEMYALSGGQAARAGLASLLLSRYDIFLLDEPTNDLDLDGLERLERFVTGLRAGTVLVSHDREFLTRTANRVVELDLAQQQVAVFGGGYASYLEERATARRHAREEYDEYADTKAGLEARARMQRGWMDKGTRNALRKAPDNDKIARRARAEGAEKQAAKARQTDRMIERLDKVEEPRKEWDLRMEIAAAPRAGAVVATLNGAGVRRGDFRFGPVDLQIDWADRVAITGANGSGKSTLLAALLGRLPLDEGSSALGPGVLVGEVDQARGLFRGGEPLLDAFRGPAPDLDPAEIRTLLAKFGLKAGHVLRPAATLSPGERTRAALALLQARGVNLLVLDEPTNHLDLPAIEQLEAALAAYQGTLLLVTHDRRMLDAVHTTRRIAVADGRITEV from the coding sequence ATGAGTGCCACTCTCGTAGCCAGGAATCTCGCCGCAGGGCACGGCGACCGCGCGCTGTTCACGGGCCTCGACCTGGTGGTCGCGCCCGGTGACGTCGTGGGTCTCGTCGGTGCCAACGGCGCGGGGAAGTCGACGCTGCTGCGGCTGCTCGCCGGTCTCGACACCCCGGAGGACGGCACGCTGCGGCTCAGCCCGGCCACCGCCACCGTGGGCCATCTGCCGCAGGAGCCCGACCGCACGGACGACGGCGAGACCGTGCGGGACTTCCTGGCCCGCAGGACCGGCGTCGCGGCGGCGCAGCAGGCGCTGGACGCGGCCACCCAGGGCCTGGTGGACGGGGCGCCGGGCGCGGACGACGCCTACGCGGTGAGCCTGGAGCGCTGGCTCTCGCTGGGCGGCGCCGACCTGGACGAACGGGCCGAGGAGGCCACCGCGTCGCTGGGCCTGGGCATCAGCCTCGACCAGGAGATGTACGCGCTGTCCGGCGGCCAGGCCGCCCGCGCCGGACTCGCCTCGCTGCTGCTCAGCCGCTACGACATCTTCCTGCTCGACGAGCCGACCAACGACCTCGACCTCGACGGCCTGGAGCGCCTGGAGCGATTCGTCACCGGGCTGCGCGCCGGCACCGTCCTGGTCAGCCACGACAGGGAATTCCTCACCCGCACCGCCAACCGGGTGGTGGAGCTGGACCTGGCCCAGCAGCAGGTCGCGGTCTTCGGCGGCGGCTACGCCTCGTACCTGGAGGAGCGCGCCACCGCCCGCCGGCACGCCAGGGAGGAGTACGACGAGTACGCCGACACCAAGGCGGGCCTTGAGGCCAGGGCGCGCATGCAGCGCGGCTGGATGGACAAGGGCACCCGCAACGCGCTGCGCAAGGCCCCCGACAACGACAAGATCGCCCGCAGGGCGCGGGCCGAGGGCGCCGAGAAGCAGGCGGCCAAGGCCCGGCAGACCGACCGGATGATCGAGCGGCTCGACAAGGTCGAGGAGCCGCGCAAGGAGTGGGACCTGCGGATGGAGATCGCCGCGGCGCCCCGGGCCGGCGCGGTGGTGGCCACCCTGAACGGCGCCGGGGTCCGCCGCGGGGACTTCCGCTTCGGCCCGGTGGACCTCCAGATCGACTGGGCCGACCGGGTCGCGATCACCGGCGCCAACGGCTCGGGCAAGTCCACCCTTCTGGCCGCGCTGCTCGGCCGGCTCCCGCTGGACGAGGGCAGCAGCGCGCTCGGCCCCGGTGTGCTGGTCGGCGAGGTCGACCAGGCCCGCGGCCTCTTCCGCGGCGGGGAGCCGCTGCTCGACGCCTTCCGCGGCCCCGCCCCCGACCTGGACCCGGCCGAGATCCGCACCCTGCTGGCGAAGTTCGGCCTCAAGGCCGGCCATGTGCTGCGGCCCGCGGCCACCCTGTCGCCGGGGGAGCGCACCCGGGCGGCGCTGGCGCTGCTCCAGGCCCGCGGGGTCAATCTGCTGGTGCTCGACGAGCCCACCAACCATCTGGACCTGCCGGCGATCGAGCAGCTGGAGGCGGCCCTGGCGGCGTATCAGGGCACTTTGCTGCTGGTCACCCACGACCGGCGGATGCTGGACGCGGTGCACACCACCCGGCGGATCGCGGTCGCGGACGGCCGGATCACCGAGGTCTGA
- a CDS encoding acyl-ACP desaturase, whose protein sequence is MTVTSPHLARPDVWSDSALLYALEEVVERELNRHLGVAKEWMPHEYVPWSDGRNFDGVMEGEAWAPDQSKVSAVGRIALVVNLLTEDNLPSYHHEIATIFGRDGAWGTWVHRWTAEEGRHAIVMRDYLLTSRAVDPVELERFRMMHMSEGFEHDHRHSMLHSVAYVAFQELATRVSHRNTGRESGDPVCDRMLARIANDENLHMVFYRNLLAASLEIAPDLAMRAIRDVVVAFRMPGHGMPGFERAAARMAIGGIYNLRIHHDDVLQPVLRHLKVLEVSGLGPEGLQAQEELGVFMAGLNDQAVRFDTKRATLLARRAKS, encoded by the coding sequence GTGACCGTTACCTCGCCCCACCTCGCACGCCCCGACGTCTGGAGCGACTCGGCGCTGCTCTACGCGTTGGAAGAGGTGGTCGAGCGCGAGCTCAACCGGCACCTGGGGGTGGCCAAGGAATGGATGCCGCACGAGTACGTGCCGTGGAGCGACGGCCGCAACTTCGACGGCGTCATGGAGGGCGAGGCGTGGGCGCCCGACCAGTCCAAGGTCTCCGCGGTCGGCCGGATAGCGCTGGTGGTCAACCTGCTCACCGAGGACAACCTGCCCAGCTACCACCACGAGATCGCCACGATCTTCGGCCGGGACGGCGCCTGGGGCACGTGGGTCCACCGGTGGACCGCCGAGGAGGGCAGGCACGCGATCGTGATGCGCGACTACCTGCTCACCAGCAGGGCGGTCGACCCGGTCGAGCTGGAGCGCTTCCGCATGATGCACATGTCGGAGGGCTTCGAGCACGACCACCGGCACAGCATGCTGCACTCGGTGGCCTACGTGGCCTTCCAGGAGCTGGCCACCCGGGTCTCGCACCGCAACACCGGCCGCGAGTCCGGTGACCCGGTGTGCGACCGGATGCTGGCCAGGATCGCCAACGACGAGAACCTGCACATGGTCTTCTACCGCAATCTGCTGGCCGCGTCGCTGGAGATCGCGCCCGACCTGGCGATGCGGGCGATCCGCGACGTCGTCGTCGCCTTCCGCATGCCGGGCCACGGCATGCCCGGCTTCGAGCGGGCCGCTGCGCGGATGGCCATCGGCGGGATCTACAACCTGCGGATCCACCACGACGATGTGCTGCAGCCGGTGCTGCGCCATCTCAAGGTGCTGGAGGTGTCGGGCCTGGGCCCCGAGGGTCTCCAGGCCCAGGAGGAGCTGGGCGTCTTCATGGCCGGCCTGAATGATCAGGCGGTGCGCTTCGACACCAAGCGCGCCACTCTTCTCGCGCGGCGCGCCAAGTCCTGA
- a CDS encoding TIGR03084 family metal-binding protein → MQTPVLDDLAAETAGLDTLVAGLEPDAWARPTPAEGWTIAHQIAHLAWTDARALLAVTDPDTFARETASAAARFGTYVDEGAEQGAWLPPGELLAQWRAGRARLWEVLAAQPPGSRFGWYGPPMSTASMATGRLMETWAHGEDIADTLGVRREPTARLWHVARIGVRARDFAFAVHGRPAPAEEFRVELTAPDGTLWTFGPADADQRVTGPALDFCLLAVRRRHRDDVAVRAEGPDADAWLSVAQAFAGPPGGSRSPSKGADR, encoded by the coding sequence ATGCAAACGCCCGTCCTGGACGACCTGGCCGCCGAGACCGCAGGGCTCGACACCCTCGTGGCCGGGCTGGAGCCCGACGCGTGGGCGCGGCCGACCCCGGCCGAGGGCTGGACGATCGCGCACCAGATCGCCCACCTGGCCTGGACCGACGCCCGCGCCCTGCTGGCGGTCACCGACCCGGACACCTTCGCCCGCGAGACCGCGTCCGCCGCGGCGCGCTTCGGCACGTACGTCGACGAGGGCGCCGAGCAGGGCGCCTGGCTGCCGCCCGGCGAACTGCTGGCGCAGTGGCGTGCGGGCCGCGCCCGGTTGTGGGAGGTACTCGCGGCGCAGCCGCCCGGCTCCCGCTTCGGGTGGTACGGGCCGCCGATGAGCACCGCGTCGATGGCGACGGGCCGACTGATGGAGACCTGGGCGCACGGCGAGGACATCGCGGACACCCTCGGGGTGCGGCGGGAGCCGACCGCCCGGCTGTGGCATGTCGCCCGGATCGGCGTACGCGCACGGGACTTCGCCTTCGCGGTGCACGGGCGGCCCGCGCCCGCCGAGGAGTTCCGGGTCGAACTGACCGCCCCCGACGGCACGTTGTGGACCTTCGGCCCGGCGGACGCCGACCAGCGGGTGACCGGGCCCGCGCTGGACTTCTGCCTGCTCGCGGTACGCCGCAGGCACCGCGACGACGTGGCCGTACGGGCGGAAGGCCCCGACGCCGACGCCTGGCTGTCGGTCGCGCAGGCCTTCGCGGGGCCGCCGGGCGGCAGCCGGTCGCCGTCGAAGGGGGCGGACCGATGA
- a CDS encoding acyl-CoA carboxylase subunit beta: MTALDTGGPDFAERAAAMTARLAELAAAHTDALAGGGRKYQDRHRARGKLLARERVELLLDPDTPFLELSPLAAWGSDFATGASLVTGIGVIEGTECVVTANDPTVRGGSSNPWTLKKALRANEIAFANRLPVVSLVESGGADLPSQKEIFIPGGALFRDLTRLSAAGIPTIAVVFGNSTAGGAYIPGMSDHVIMVKERAKVFLGGPPLVKMATGEESDDESLGGADMHARISGLADHFALDEPDALRTARRVVARLNLRKPGPGPRPDPAPPLFDAADLLGIVPGDLRTPFDPREVVVRIADGSAFDEFKPLYGPSLATGWAEVHGYPVGILANAQGVLFSAESQKAAQFIQLANQRDIPLLFLHNTTGYMVGKQYEQGGIIKHGAMMINAVSNSRVPHISVLMGASYGAGHYGMCGRAFEPRFLFSWPSAKSAVMGPSQLAGVLSIVARQSAAARGLPYDEDADAGLRAAVEQQIEAESLPMFLSGRLYDDGVIDPRDTRTVLGLCLSAVHGAPVEGARGGFGVFRM; the protein is encoded by the coding sequence ATGACCGCCCTCGACACCGGCGGCCCGGACTTCGCCGAGCGCGCCGCCGCGATGACCGCCCGCCTCGCCGAGCTGGCCGCGGCGCACACCGACGCGCTGGCGGGCGGCGGGCGGAAGTACCAGGACCGGCACCGCGCCCGCGGCAAACTGCTGGCCCGGGAGCGTGTCGAGCTGCTGCTCGACCCGGACACGCCCTTCCTGGAGCTGTCCCCGCTCGCCGCGTGGGGCAGCGACTTCGCCACCGGCGCGTCCCTGGTCACCGGGATCGGGGTGATCGAGGGCACCGAATGCGTGGTGACCGCCAACGACCCGACCGTGCGCGGCGGTTCGAGCAATCCGTGGACGCTGAAGAAGGCGCTGCGGGCCAACGAGATCGCCTTCGCCAACCGGCTGCCGGTGGTGAGCCTGGTGGAGTCCGGCGGCGCCGATCTGCCCAGCCAGAAGGAGATCTTCATCCCGGGCGGCGCCCTCTTCCGCGATCTGACCCGGCTGTCGGCGGCCGGCATCCCGACGATCGCGGTGGTCTTCGGCAATTCGACCGCGGGCGGCGCCTACATCCCGGGGATGTCGGACCACGTGATCATGGTCAAGGAGCGCGCGAAGGTCTTCCTCGGCGGCCCGCCGCTGGTGAAGATGGCCACCGGCGAGGAGAGCGACGACGAGTCGCTGGGCGGCGCCGACATGCACGCCAGGATCTCCGGCCTCGCGGACCACTTCGCGCTGGACGAGCCGGACGCGCTGCGTACCGCCCGCCGGGTGGTCGCCCGGCTCAACCTCCGCAAGCCCGGGCCCGGTCCGCGCCCCGACCCGGCGCCGCCGCTCTTCGACGCGGCGGACCTGCTGGGCATCGTGCCGGGCGATCTGCGCACCCCGTTCGACCCGCGCGAGGTGGTCGTACGGATCGCGGACGGCTCGGCCTTCGACGAGTTCAAGCCGCTGTACGGGCCGAGTCTGGCGACCGGCTGGGCCGAGGTGCACGGCTATCCGGTGGGCATCCTGGCCAATGCGCAGGGCGTGCTGTTCAGCGCCGAGTCGCAGAAGGCCGCGCAGTTCATCCAGTTGGCCAACCAGCGCGACATTCCGCTGCTGTTCCTGCACAACACCACCGGCTACATGGTCGGCAAGCAGTACGAGCAGGGCGGCATCATCAAGCACGGCGCGATGATGATCAACGCGGTGTCCAACTCGCGGGTCCCGCACATCTCGGTGCTGATGGGCGCCAGTTACGGTGCCGGGCACTACGGGATGTGCGGGCGGGCCTTCGAGCCGCGCTTCCTGTTCTCCTGGCCGAGCGCCAAGTCCGCGGTGATGGGGCCGAGTCAGCTCGCCGGTGTGCTGTCGATCGTCGCCCGGCAGTCCGCCGCGGCACGCGGGCTGCCGTACGACGAGGACGCGGACGCCGGGCTGCGGGCCGCGGTGGAGCAGCAGATCGAGGCGGAGTCGCTGCCGATGTTCTTGTCGGGGCGGCTCTACGACGACGGTGTGATCGACCCGCGCGACACCCGTACGGTGCTCGGCCTGTGCCTGTCGGCCGTGCACGGGGCGCCGGTGGAGGGTGCGCGCGGCGGTTTCGGGGTCTTCCGTATGTGA
- a CDS encoding acetyl/propionyl/methylcrotonyl-CoA carboxylase subunit alpha, which translates to MGTPIGSVLVANRGEIARRVFRTCRELGIATVAVHSDADAAAAHVIEADAAVRLPGDAPADTYLRADLLVAAALSAGADAVHPGYGFLSENADFARAVTAAGLVWIGPPAAAVEAMGSKTRAKELMAAAGVPVFAALDPAAVTAADLPLLVKAAAGGGGRGMRVVRDVASLEGELAAARAEAAAAFGDGEVFVEPYVEGARHVEVQLLADAHGTVWVLGERDCSLQRRHQKVIEETPAPGLTGELRTALHEAAVRAAGSIGYRGAGTAEFLVSADGRPYFLEMNTRLQVEHPVTECVTGLDLVAWQIRIAEGTALPQDPPLPRGHAVEARLCAEDPARGWQPQPGALHRLDVPGVDAHFSVPPGREAGLRLDSGVTGGERIGVHYDPMLAKLIAWAPTRAEAVRRLAHALERARLHGPVTNRDLLVRALRHPDFAAARLDTAFLERHAADLGLTSGSDGSDGSGSGPGDAERFAALAVALADAARRTGAAGAPVPVRLGGWRNVPSQPQLKRFVSEPGGRAYDIRYRLDRDGLSAEGFDGVRLVSAAADRVALEIDGVRRTFEVAAHPERTFVDSPFGSAAFTVLPRFPDPGQSAAPGSLRAPMPGTVVRTAGFGPGDRVEAGQPLLWLEAMKMEHVIAAPAAGTLLELTADVGRQVELGAVLAVVKEETGP; encoded by the coding sequence ATGGGCACGCCGATCGGTTCTGTACTGGTGGCCAACCGGGGCGAGATCGCCCGGCGGGTCTTCCGCACCTGCCGCGAGCTGGGCATCGCCACGGTCGCGGTGCATTCCGACGCCGACGCTGCCGCCGCGCACGTCATCGAGGCGGACGCCGCCGTACGGCTGCCCGGCGACGCGCCCGCGGACACGTATCTGCGGGCGGACCTGCTGGTGGCCGCGGCCCTGTCGGCGGGCGCCGACGCCGTGCACCCGGGGTACGGCTTCCTGTCGGAGAACGCGGACTTCGCGCGGGCGGTGACGGCGGCGGGGCTGGTGTGGATCGGTCCGCCGGCCGCCGCGGTCGAGGCGATGGGGTCCAAGACCCGGGCGAAGGAGCTGATGGCCGCGGCCGGTGTGCCGGTCTTCGCCGCGCTCGACCCGGCGGCGGTGACGGCGGCGGATCTGCCGCTGCTGGTGAAGGCGGCGGCGGGCGGCGGCGGGCGCGGGATGCGGGTGGTCCGCGACGTGGCCTCCCTGGAGGGGGAGTTGGCGGCGGCGCGGGCCGAGGCCGCGGCGGCGTTCGGTGACGGCGAGGTCTTCGTCGAGCCGTATGTGGAGGGCGCCCGGCATGTCGAGGTGCAGCTGCTCGCCGACGCGCACGGCACGGTGTGGGTGCTCGGTGAGCGGGACTGCTCGCTGCAACGGCGGCACCAGAAGGTGATCGAGGAGACCCCGGCGCCCGGCCTGACCGGCGAGCTGCGTACCGCGCTGCACGAGGCGGCGGTGCGCGCGGCCGGCTCGATCGGCTACCGGGGCGCGGGCACCGCCGAGTTCCTGGTCTCGGCGGACGGCCGCCCGTACTTCCTGGAGATGAACACCCGTCTCCAGGTGGAGCATCCGGTCACCGAGTGCGTCACCGGGCTCGATCTGGTGGCCTGGCAGATCCGGATCGCCGAGGGCACCGCCCTGCCGCAGGACCCGCCGCTGCCGCGCGGGCACGCGGTGGAGGCCCGGCTGTGCGCGGAGGACCCGGCGCGCGGCTGGCAGCCGCAGCCGGGCGCGCTGCACCGGCTCGACGTGCCGGGCGTGGACGCGCACTTCTCGGTGCCGCCGGGGCGCGAGGCGGGGCTGCGGCTGGATTCCGGGGTGACCGGCGGGGAGCGGATCGGGGTGCACTACGACCCGATGCTGGCCAAGCTGATCGCCTGGGCGCCGACCCGCGCCGAGGCCGTACGGCGGCTCGCGCACGCCCTGGAGCGGGCCCGGCTGCACGGCCCGGTCACCAACCGGGACCTGCTGGTCCGCGCGCTGCGGCACCCGGACTTCGCCGCCGCGCGGCTCGACACGGCCTTCCTCGAACGCCATGCCGCCGACCTCGGCCTCACCTCCGGCTCCGACGGCTCCGACGGCTCCGGCTCCGGTCCCGGGGACGCCGAGCGCTTCGCCGCGCTGGCCGTGGCGCTCGCGGACGCGGCCCGGCGTACGGGGGCGGCCGGGGCGCCGGTACCGGTACGCCTGGGCGGCTGGCGGAACGTCCCGTCGCAGCCGCAGCTGAAGCGCTTCGTGAGCGAGCCGGGCGGGCGGGCGTACGACATCCGCTACCGGCTGGACCGGGACGGCCTGAGCGCCGAGGGCTTCGACGGTGTCCGGCTGGTGAGCGCCGCGGCCGACCGGGTGGCACTGGAGATCGACGGTGTCCGGCGGACGTTCGAGGTCGCCGCGCACCCGGAACGGACCTTCGTGGACTCGCCGTTCGGGTCCGCCGCCTTCACCGTCCTGCCGCGTTTCCCTGACCCCGGGCAGTCCGCCGCGCCCGGCTCGCTGCGGGCGCCGATGCCCGGCACCGTCGTCAGGACCGCCGGGTTCGGCCCCGGCGACCGGGTCGAGGCGGGGCAGCCGCTGCTGTGGCTCGAGGCGATGAAGATGGAGCACGTGATCGCCGCCCCGGCCGCGGGGACGCTGCTCGAACTCACCGCCGACGTGGGCCGCCAGGTCGAACTCGGCGCCGTACTCGCCGTCGTCAAGGAGGAGACAGGACCATGA
- a CDS encoding acyl-CoA dehydrogenase family protein — protein MSTVRSTFDSALLETEERRALRKAVGALGRRYGRDYFTAAVKAGKQTDELWQEAGGLGYLGVNLPAEYGGGGGGLAELSIVLEELGAAGCPLLLLIVSPAICGTVIARFGTDAQRRRWLPGLADGSLRIAFGITEPDAGSNSHRITTTARRDPGTGGWLLTGRKVFVSGVDIADATLIVGRTEDARTGRLKPCLFLVDRETPGFDFRQIDMELSAPEKQFQLFLDDVALPADALVGDEDAGLLQLFAGLNPERIMTAAFSLGMGRYALDRAVDYARTRQVWSAPIGSHQAIAHPLAQAHIELELARLMMQKAAYLYDAGDDMGAGEAANMAKYAAAEAGAKAVDQAVHTLGGNGLTSEYGLASLLTASRVGRIAPVSREMILNFVSHHSLGLPKSY, from the coding sequence ATGAGCACCGTCCGCAGCACCTTCGACAGCGCCCTGCTGGAGACCGAGGAGCGGCGCGCCCTGCGCAAGGCCGTCGGCGCGCTCGGCCGCCGCTACGGCCGCGACTACTTCACCGCGGCCGTCAAGGCGGGCAAGCAGACAGACGAGCTGTGGCAGGAGGCGGGCGGCCTGGGCTACCTCGGCGTCAACCTGCCCGCGGAGTACGGCGGCGGAGGCGGCGGGCTCGCCGAACTGTCGATCGTGCTGGAGGAGTTGGGCGCGGCGGGCTGTCCGCTGCTGCTGCTCATCGTCTCCCCCGCCATCTGCGGCACGGTCATCGCCAGATTCGGCACCGACGCGCAGCGGCGGCGCTGGCTGCCGGGGCTCGCGGACGGCTCGCTGCGTATCGCGTTCGGTATCACCGAGCCGGACGCGGGCTCCAACTCGCACCGCATCACCACCACCGCCCGCCGCGACCCCGGCACCGGCGGCTGGCTGCTGACCGGCCGCAAGGTCTTCGTCTCCGGCGTCGACATCGCCGACGCCACCTTGATCGTCGGCCGCACCGAGGACGCCCGCACCGGCCGGCTCAAGCCGTGCCTCTTCCTCGTCGACCGGGAGACCCCCGGCTTCGACTTCCGGCAGATCGACATGGAACTGTCCGCGCCCGAGAAGCAGTTCCAGCTCTTCCTGGACGATGTGGCGCTGCCCGCCGACGCCTTGGTCGGCGACGAGGACGCGGGCCTGCTCCAGCTCTTCGCCGGGCTCAATCCCGAGCGGATCATGACCGCCGCCTTCTCCCTCGGCATGGGCCGCTACGCCCTCGACCGCGCCGTGGACTACGCCCGTACCCGCCAGGTGTGGTCCGCGCCGATCGGCAGCCACCAGGCCATCGCCCACCCGCTGGCGCAGGCCCACATCGAGCTGGAGCTGGCCCGGCTGATGATGCAGAAGGCCGCGTACCTCTACGACGCCGGCGACGACATGGGCGCGGGCGAGGCCGCGAACATGGCCAAGTACGCGGCGGCGGAAGCGGGCGCGAAGGCCGTCGACCAGGCCGTGCACACCCTCGGCGGCAACGGCCTGACCAGTGAGTACGGCCTCGCCTCGCTGCTCACCGCCTCCCGGGTGGGCCGGATCGCGCCGGTCAGCCGGGAGATGATCCTCAACTTCGTCTCGCACCACAGCCTGGGGCTGCCGAAGTCGTACTGA
- a CDS encoding enoyl-CoA hydratase family protein, giving the protein MTTAPLVRRDTDRAITVLTLDSPHNRNALSAALIAELTDVLDTADADPGVRAVLLTHTGGTFCSGADLKADGIHRGPGLLVGLIERIATLSKPVVARADGHVRAGGLGLLAACDIAVAGSAATFAFTEVRLGLAASVASIPVLARTDRRAAERYLLTGEPFDTAEAVRIGLVTAWDTALDGILAGLRASSPQGLAASKEITTALLRERIAAEASARQEQSGRLFESAEAAEGIRAALERRDPPWAL; this is encoded by the coding sequence GTGACCACCGCGCCTCTGGTGCGCCGGGACACCGACCGCGCCATCACCGTCCTCACCCTGGACTCCCCGCACAACCGCAACGCCCTGTCCGCCGCGCTGATCGCAGAGCTGACCGACGTCCTGGACACCGCGGACGCCGACCCGGGCGTCAGGGCCGTACTGCTCACCCACACCGGCGGCACCTTCTGCTCGGGCGCCGACCTCAAGGCCGACGGCATCCACCGCGGCCCGGGGCTGCTGGTCGGCCTGATCGAGCGGATCGCCACCCTGTCCAAGCCGGTGGTGGCGCGGGCCGACGGGCACGTGCGGGCGGGCGGCCTCGGGCTGCTCGCGGCCTGCGACATCGCGGTGGCCGGCAGCGCGGCCACCTTCGCCTTCACCGAGGTACGCCTCGGGCTGGCCGCGTCCGTGGCCTCCATCCCGGTGCTGGCGCGGACCGACCGGCGGGCCGCGGAGCGCTATCTGCTCACCGGGGAGCCCTTCGACACCGCGGAGGCGGTCAGGATCGGCCTGGTCACCGCCTGGGACACCGCGCTCGACGGCATCCTGGCCGGGCTTCGGGCATCCTCGCCGCAGGGGCTCGCTGCGTCCAAGGAGATCACGACGGCCCTGCTCAGGGAGCGGATCGCCGCCGAGGCGTCCGCCCGGCAGGAGCAGAGCGGCCGGCTCTTCGAGTCGGCGGAGGCCGCCGAGGGCATCAGGGCCGCGCTGGAGCGCCGGGACCCGCCATGGGCGCTGTGA
- a CDS encoding TetR/AcrR family transcriptional regulator, with protein sequence MGAVTPAADRFPKQDRSRATRLRILEAAVSCLAEHGWSGSTVAVVCARAGVSRGAAQHHFPTREELFTAAIAHMAEQWLTAVREHARALPREGPGRTYAVVDMLVAVHTGPLFRAALHLWTAATAEERLRPGVTALEARIGREAHRLAVDFLGADESRPGVRETVQATLDMARGLGLANLLSDDSVRRGRIVRQWAAVLDQVLRDPGPAA encoded by the coding sequence ATGGGCGCTGTGACCCCGGCCGCCGACCGCTTCCCCAAACAGGACCGCAGCCGCGCCACCCGGCTGCGCATCCTGGAGGCGGCGGTCTCCTGCCTGGCGGAACACGGCTGGTCGGGCAGTACGGTCGCGGTCGTCTGCGCCCGCGCCGGGGTCTCCAGGGGCGCCGCGCAGCACCACTTCCCCACCCGTGAGGAACTCTTCACCGCGGCCATCGCGCACATGGCGGAACAGTGGCTGACCGCGGTGCGCGAGCACGCCCGCGCGCTGCCCCGCGAAGGCCCCGGCCGCACGTACGCGGTGGTCGACATGCTGGTGGCCGTGCACACCGGGCCGCTCTTCCGGGCCGCGCTGCACCTGTGGACGGCGGCCACCGCGGAGGAGCGGCTGCGGCCCGGGGTGACCGCGCTCGAAGCCCGGATCGGCCGCGAGGCGCACCGCCTGGCCGTCGACTTCCTCGGCGCCGACGAGTCGCGGCCCGGGGTGCGCGAGACCGTACAGGCGACCCTGGACATGGCGCGCGGACTGGGCCTGGCGAATCTGCTCAGCGACGACTCGGTCCGGCGCGGCCGTATCGTCCGCCAGTGGGCCGCGGTGCTCGACCAGGTGCTCCGCGACCCCGGCCCGGCGGCCTGA
- a CDS encoding DUF6343 family protein, translating into MRRTGYEPTQARSPLRLRLGLAVCGVVWGIGAAIGFALFAQPGWAALCAVIAAIAAADCVIVVRHMRQGARYQPGRDVPPYPPVERRPKQRRH; encoded by the coding sequence ATGCGCAGAACCGGATACGAACCGACACAGGCCCGCAGCCCACTGCGGCTGCGGCTCGGACTCGCCGTGTGCGGGGTGGTCTGGGGAATCGGGGCGGCCATCGGCTTCGCGCTCTTCGCCCAGCCCGGCTGGGCGGCGCTCTGCGCGGTGATCGCCGCGATAGCGGCGGCGGACTGCGTGATCGTCGTCCGGCACATGCGGCAGGGGGCGCGCTACCAGCCGGGCCGCGACGTTCCACCCTACCCACCGGTCGAGCGGCGCCCCAAGCAGCGGCGCCACTGA